The following proteins are co-located in the Paludibaculum fermentans genome:
- a CDS encoding glycoside hydrolase family 95 protein, which produces MILCLLGGATPGKAWAGPDAVLFYTHPAEKWENAFPAGNGRLGAMVFGGTAEEQIQLNEATYWSGGPYSTVVKGGREALPEIQKLLFEGQYKQAHVLFGRRMMGYPVEQQKYQALANLVLSLDATGDVSEYRHELDLDTAVITTRYVQDGVRYTREVLVSPVHQVVLVRLTANQPGRISFTAQLRGYRNTAHSNYATDYFQMEGQGSDGLVLRGRSADYMGVGGKLRYEARLRASATGGTVRVDDDVLSVSRADAVTLVIAAATNFVNYKDVTGDPAARVEQVMKAAVALSFERLKQAHTQEHQRLFRRASIELPATENSKLPTDERLKAFDGSNDPALAGLLFQYGRYLLISSSRPGGQPANLQGLWNKDMNPMWDSKYTTNINTQMNYWMAETANLSECAEPLFRMIRELTDQGSETAKEFYGARGWVQHQNTDLWRVTAPMDGPSWGAFTTGGAWLSTHLWEHYLYTGDTGFLREYYPVLKGSAEFFLDFLKPDPKRGWLVTNPSTSPENFPAGPANVKFFDEVTTMKTGTSLTAGSTIDMEILRELFSEVAEASSILGFDPELRGRLTAARARLAPLQVGRKGNLQEWLDDWDETEKSHRHISGLWGLYPGHEISPRETPAFAAASQVVLEQRGLPGNGWSSAWKAACWARLGNGDKAMENVRYAVGHYTTTSLFSICSNAMQVDGAFGMSAAIGEMLLQSDGGEIRFVPALPQSLASGSAKGLRARGGFEVDFRWQAGVLEKATILSSLGKTCRIRTPGSFAVTSGGRSVVVTQPEAGVIEFATKPGETYSVALAGSGAGR; this is translated from the coding sequence TTGATTCTCTGCCTCCTGGGGGGCGCTACCCCGGGCAAGGCCTGGGCGGGACCGGATGCGGTGCTGTTCTACACTCATCCGGCGGAGAAGTGGGAGAACGCCTTTCCAGCCGGCAACGGCCGCCTGGGGGCGATGGTCTTCGGAGGCACAGCCGAGGAGCAGATCCAACTCAACGAAGCCACCTACTGGTCCGGCGGCCCCTACTCCACGGTAGTGAAAGGCGGACGGGAGGCGCTGCCGGAGATCCAGAAGCTCCTTTTTGAAGGCCAGTACAAGCAGGCCCACGTGCTGTTTGGGCGTCGCATGATGGGCTACCCCGTGGAGCAGCAGAAGTATCAGGCGCTGGCAAACCTCGTGTTGTCGCTGGACGCCACGGGCGATGTTTCGGAGTACCGCCACGAGTTGGATCTGGACACGGCGGTGATCACGACCAGGTACGTGCAGGACGGGGTCCGGTATACACGCGAGGTGCTGGTGAGTCCCGTGCACCAGGTGGTGCTGGTGCGGTTGACCGCCAACCAGCCAGGGCGGATCTCGTTCACCGCGCAGCTGCGCGGGTACCGGAATACGGCCCACTCGAACTACGCGACCGATTACTTCCAGATGGAGGGCCAGGGATCGGACGGGCTGGTGTTGCGCGGGCGGTCAGCGGACTACATGGGAGTTGGAGGGAAACTTCGATATGAGGCGCGGCTGCGCGCCAGCGCGACGGGCGGGACGGTGCGGGTCGACGACGATGTGCTCAGCGTGAGCAGGGCCGACGCGGTGACGCTGGTGATTGCGGCGGCCACGAACTTTGTCAACTACAAGGATGTGACCGGGGATCCGGCGGCACGGGTCGAGCAAGTGATGAAGGCTGCCGTGGCGTTGAGCTTCGAGCGCTTGAAGCAGGCTCATACCCAAGAACATCAGCGGCTGTTCCGGCGGGCCTCGATCGAACTGCCGGCCACGGAGAATTCGAAACTGCCGACCGACGAGCGATTGAAAGCATTCGATGGATCCAACGATCCGGCCTTGGCCGGGCTGCTGTTCCAGTATGGGCGCTACCTGCTGATCTCGTCCTCGCGTCCGGGCGGCCAGCCCGCGAATCTGCAGGGTTTGTGGAACAAGGACATGAATCCGATGTGGGATTCGAAGTACACCACAAACATCAACACGCAGATGAATTACTGGATGGCGGAGACAGCCAACCTGAGCGAGTGTGCAGAACCGCTGTTCCGCATGATCAGGGAGCTGACCGACCAAGGCTCTGAAACGGCGAAGGAGTTCTATGGGGCGCGCGGCTGGGTGCAGCACCAGAACACCGACCTGTGGCGCGTGACGGCTCCGATGGACGGACCAAGCTGGGGGGCGTTCACCACTGGCGGCGCGTGGCTCAGCACGCATTTGTGGGAGCACTATCTCTACACAGGCGATACCGGATTTCTGCGTGAGTACTATCCGGTTCTGAAGGGGAGCGCGGAGTTCTTCCTGGACTTCCTGAAGCCCGATCCGAAGCGAGGGTGGCTGGTCACCAATCCGTCCACTTCGCCGGAGAACTTTCCGGCCGGGCCGGCGAATGTGAAGTTCTTCGATGAGGTCACGACGATGAAGACCGGGACGAGCCTCACGGCGGGTTCCACGATCGACATGGAGATTCTGCGAGAACTGTTCAGCGAGGTGGCCGAGGCTTCGAGCATTCTGGGGTTCGATCCGGAATTGCGGGGTCGTTTGACGGCGGCGCGCGCCAGGCTTGCCCCGCTGCAGGTGGGGCGGAAGGGAAATCTGCAGGAGTGGCTGGACGATTGGGATGAGACGGAGAAGAGCCACCGCCACATCTCCGGTTTGTGGGGTTTGTATCCGGGGCACGAGATTTCTCCGCGAGAGACGCCGGCCTTCGCGGCGGCGAGCCAGGTGGTGCTGGAGCAGCGCGGCCTGCCGGGCAATGGCTGGTCGTCGGCCTGGAAGGCGGCGTGCTGGGCCAGGCTGGGCAATGGCGACAAAGCCATGGAGAATGTGCGCTATGCGGTGGGCCACTACACGACGACGAGCCTGTTTTCGATTTGCTCGAATGCGATGCAGGTGGACGGAGCGTTCGGGATGAGCGCGGCGATCGGAGAGATGTTGCTGCAGTCGGACGGCGGGGAGATCCGGTTTGTGCCGGCGCTGCCGCAATCGCTGGCGTCGGGATCGGCAAAGGGTTTGCGGGCCAGGGGTGGATTCGAGGTGGACTTCCGGTGGCAAGCCGGAGTACTGGAGAAGGCGACCATTCTGTCGAGCCTGGGGAAGACCTGCCGGATCCGGACGCCGGGTTCGTTTGCTGTCACGAGTGGGGGCAGATCCGTGGTGGTCACACAGCCCGAGGCCGGGGTTATCGAGTTCGCGACGAAACCAGGTGAAACCTATTCTGTGGCGCTGGCTGGATCCGGCGCCGGCCGATAG
- a CDS encoding aldo/keto reductase family oxidoreductase, which translates to MTTQSLPGGRFPLAGGALTVNRMGYGAMQLAGPGVWGPPRDVDEAVAVLREAVASGVDHIDTSDFYGPHVTNQLIRQALHPYPDGLVMVTKLGARRGEDKSWIHALSAEELTSGVHDNLRNLGLDALEVVNLRVGAIMGPAEGSIEAPLTVLAELKRQGLIRHLGLSNVTPSQLAEARKITEIVCVQNLYNLAHRTDEQFIDELAAQGIAYVPFFPLGGFSPLQSSRLDAAAQALGATPMQVALAWLLQRAPNVLLIPGTSSRGHLRENLAAAKLEIPAAVLAELELIGGGAKG; encoded by the coding sequence ATGACGACACAGAGCCTGCCCGGCGGCCGCTTTCCGCTGGCGGGAGGCGCATTGACGGTGAATCGCATGGGGTATGGCGCCATGCAGTTGGCGGGCCCGGGGGTGTGGGGGCCGCCGCGCGATGTTGATGAAGCGGTTGCGGTGCTGCGCGAGGCGGTGGCCAGCGGCGTGGACCATATCGACACCAGCGACTTTTACGGGCCGCATGTGACGAATCAGCTCATCCGGCAGGCGCTGCATCCTTATCCGGACGGCCTGGTGATGGTGACCAAGCTGGGTGCGCGGCGCGGGGAGGACAAGTCGTGGATTCATGCGCTGTCGGCGGAGGAATTGACCAGCGGCGTCCACGACAACCTGCGCAACCTGGGACTCGATGCGTTGGAAGTTGTGAATCTTCGAGTGGGCGCCATCATGGGGCCGGCGGAAGGATCCATCGAAGCGCCGCTGACGGTGCTGGCGGAGTTGAAGAGGCAAGGGCTCATCCGTCACCTCGGCTTGAGTAACGTGACGCCCTCGCAACTGGCGGAGGCGCGGAAGATCACGGAGATCGTCTGCGTCCAGAACCTGTACAACCTGGCGCACAGGACGGATGAGCAGTTCATTGACGAGTTGGCGGCCCAGGGGATCGCGTACGTGCCGTTCTTCCCGCTGGGTGGATTCAGTCCGCTGCAATCATCCCGGCTGGATGCGGCGGCGCAGGCGCTGGGCGCTACGCCGATGCAGGTGGCACTGGCCTGGCTGCTGCAGCGGGCTCCGAATGTGCTGCTGATTCCGGGCACGTCGTCGCGCGGGCACCTGCGAGAGAATCTGGCGGCCGCCAAACTGGAGATTCCGGCGGCGGTTTTGGCGGAACTGGAACTGATTGGGGGCGGCGCAAAGGGGTGA
- a CDS encoding TetR/AcrR family transcriptional regulator has translation MPQRPPAFIEPRKSPVQARSTASVDAILQATIQVLLQVGKERLTTTRVAHRAGVSIGTLYQYFPNKTALLQAALKRHLAEVVAVVEHECREQQGKTARQMVTALITSFLNAKMRKVKTSVAFYSVAADIDGTKIAQQMQARIDHAIVGMLSTACDSPGADPQLIADTLQGAMTGVTRRLLEAGASEKQFEAMKHELIFLACAYLDASSTRATVHSAGN, from the coding sequence TTGCCCCAACGTCCGCCGGCCTTCATAGAGCCCCGTAAATCGCCGGTTCAGGCGCGTTCCACCGCCAGCGTGGACGCGATTCTACAGGCCACCATTCAGGTTTTGCTCCAGGTCGGCAAGGAACGTCTCACCACCACCCGCGTAGCCCATCGGGCGGGCGTCTCCATCGGCACCCTCTACCAGTACTTTCCCAACAAAACGGCCCTCCTGCAGGCGGCCTTGAAACGCCACTTGGCTGAAGTAGTGGCCGTCGTGGAACACGAATGTAGGGAACAACAGGGGAAGACCGCGCGGCAGATGGTCACCGCGCTCATCACGTCTTTTCTCAACGCCAAAATGAGGAAGGTGAAGACAAGCGTGGCCTTCTACTCGGTCGCCGCCGATATCGATGGCACGAAAATTGCCCAACAAATGCAGGCCCGCATCGACCACGCCATAGTCGGCATGCTCTCCACCGCCTGCGACTCGCCCGGCGCCGACCCACAGCTCATCGCGGATACGCTCCAAGGCGCGATGACCGGTGTTACCCGCCGGCTGCTCGAAGCCGGCGCGTCCGAGAAGCAGTTCGAGGCCATGAAGCACGAGCTGATCTTCCTGGCCTGCGCTTACCTGGACGCCTCTTCCACTCGCGCTACGGTCCACTCCGCGGGCAACTGA
- a CDS encoding ABC transporter permease — protein MTPDLLRALLFRVGRLVRRNRVDSEIDDELQFHLDALTEENLARGMTEEEARQAAVRAIGGTTRTKEEYRDGMTFPVIESIVRDAWYGLRALRRAPAFTLTAIAVLGLGIGLNVGLVSIVRALCYRPLPLPGAERIAGITRGHRVLPYRLYDALREQGKEHIDVAAYDPYATVQVGSTAQSSGGKARAALVSDNFFRVLNTRPPRGSVFQPGAVEPAAFAVLSHRMAARYFGPEANPVGATIRLNQQLFTVMGVMPAEFQGPDLMLPDLWIRLSDEGLLRPGYDIRKDQDNRRLILVGRLAPGVTRRQVQEELSAIAARVPERRPDEAEVFPIELRPAVLFPLNAEMLPFLFLLMAPTGMVLLIACANLANLLLARASRRGKEMATRVALGAGRGRLIRQLMTESVVLALMGGLAGTLVAAQLLQSASRFLGQQAAAMGLVLPALQLDAGVWVFMLGISLVSAVACGITPALNATRLDLAAAVRQEGGGAQGSRLRNALMAAQVAVCTVLLCAAGLMIRSFQQSLATDPGFKTERVVTVHYDLASAGYTSAQATAFQRRVAMRLRSSRSVRSMALASSPPLSDRPTISILVPGEPQGDRRASSPYNQVSPEFFRLFGIAITAGRSFTEAEIAEGAPVAVVSQATARRLWPGEPPIGQRFRVQNDTPQPWREVVGVAEDTRSVWLSRVDENYVYLPFDPSKLELSALLVQLDGDTPAARTELTDTFRAIDPELPVSIESMGEVLNRWRLLPLAGSALAMCLGVMALSLAGVGLYGVMTYLVGQRRREFGIRVALGASKRIILAMVFRQGFRIVALGLGIGVLVAAALARLLMGSFYGLSPYDPPAFLFVMCFVGTAALASMYGPATRAAEVDPAAYLREE, from the coding sequence ATGACCCCGGACCTACTGAGGGCGTTGTTGTTCCGGGTGGGCCGCCTGGTGCGCCGGAATCGGGTCGACAGCGAGATCGACGACGAGCTCCAGTTCCACCTGGATGCGCTGACTGAAGAGAACCTGGCTCGCGGGATGACGGAGGAGGAGGCGCGGCAGGCTGCAGTCCGCGCGATTGGGGGCACTACCCGCACCAAGGAAGAGTATCGCGATGGGATGACGTTTCCGGTAATCGAGTCGATCGTGCGCGATGCGTGGTATGGCCTGCGGGCACTGCGCAGGGCTCCGGCGTTTACGCTGACCGCCATCGCCGTGCTGGGTTTGGGGATTGGACTCAACGTGGGCCTGGTGTCGATCGTCCGGGCGCTGTGCTACCGGCCGCTGCCGCTGCCCGGCGCTGAACGGATCGCGGGTATTACTCGAGGACACCGGGTGCTGCCGTACCGCTTGTACGACGCATTGCGAGAGCAGGGCAAAGAGCACATCGATGTCGCCGCCTACGATCCTTATGCGACCGTGCAGGTGGGCAGTACCGCGCAGTCTTCCGGTGGGAAAGCACGGGCAGCACTGGTGTCGGACAACTTCTTCCGAGTTTTGAACACACGCCCTCCGCGGGGGTCGGTGTTCCAGCCGGGCGCGGTGGAGCCTGCCGCTTTCGCCGTGTTGAGCCATCGCATGGCGGCGCGCTATTTTGGGCCCGAAGCGAATCCGGTTGGGGCGACGATCCGGCTGAATCAGCAGCTCTTCACGGTGATGGGCGTGATGCCGGCTGAGTTTCAGGGGCCCGACCTGATGCTGCCCGACCTTTGGATCCGGCTGAGCGACGAGGGGCTGCTGCGGCCTGGATACGACATCCGGAAGGATCAGGACAACCGGCGGCTGATTCTAGTGGGCCGCCTGGCGCCGGGCGTGACGCGCAGGCAGGTGCAGGAGGAGCTGTCGGCGATTGCCGCCCGGGTGCCGGAGCGGCGGCCGGACGAAGCGGAAGTCTTCCCGATTGAGCTGCGTCCGGCGGTTCTCTTTCCGCTGAACGCCGAAATGCTGCCGTTCCTGTTTCTGCTGATGGCTCCGACGGGGATGGTGCTGCTGATCGCGTGCGCCAACCTGGCGAATCTTCTGCTGGCGCGGGCTTCGCGGCGCGGGAAGGAGATGGCGACACGCGTGGCCCTGGGCGCGGGGCGCGGACGGCTGATCAGGCAACTGATGACGGAGAGCGTGGTGCTGGCGCTGATGGGCGGCCTGGCGGGCACGCTGGTGGCCGCGCAACTGCTGCAGAGCGCCTCGCGGTTCCTGGGCCAACAGGCCGCGGCCATGGGGCTGGTGCTGCCCGCCCTCCAGTTGGATGCGGGCGTGTGGGTGTTCATGCTGGGGATTTCGCTGGTGTCGGCGGTGGCCTGCGGGATCACACCGGCGTTGAACGCGACGCGGCTGGACCTGGCAGCGGCTGTACGCCAGGAGGGCGGCGGGGCGCAAGGTTCAAGGTTGCGGAACGCGCTGATGGCGGCGCAGGTCGCGGTGTGCACGGTGCTGCTATGCGCCGCCGGACTGATGATCCGCAGCTTCCAGCAATCGCTGGCGACGGATCCGGGCTTCAAGACGGAGCGGGTGGTAACGGTGCATTACGATCTCGCCAGTGCGGGTTATACCTCGGCACAGGCTACGGCATTCCAGAGGCGAGTGGCGATGCGCCTGCGGTCCTCCCGCTCTGTGCGCTCCATGGCCTTAGCCTCGTCACCGCCGCTGTCCGACCGGCCGACGATCTCGATACTCGTTCCGGGCGAGCCCCAGGGCGACCGGCGCGCCAGCAGTCCATACAACCAGGTGTCGCCGGAGTTCTTCCGGCTGTTCGGGATCGCGATCACGGCCGGGCGCAGCTTCACAGAAGCGGAGATTGCAGAGGGGGCGCCGGTGGCGGTGGTCAGCCAGGCGACAGCGCGCAGGCTGTGGCCCGGCGAGCCACCCATCGGGCAGCGATTTCGCGTACAGAACGACACACCGCAGCCGTGGCGGGAGGTGGTGGGGGTCGCCGAGGATACGCGTAGCGTGTGGCTCTCGCGGGTTGATGAGAATTATGTGTACCTGCCATTCGATCCGAGCAAGCTGGAGCTGAGCGCCCTGCTGGTGCAGTTGGATGGCGATACGCCCGCGGCCCGCACCGAATTGACGGACACCTTCCGGGCGATCGACCCGGAACTGCCGGTGTCGATCGAGTCGATGGGCGAGGTGCTGAACCGCTGGCGATTACTGCCCCTGGCGGGCTCCGCCCTGGCGATGTGCCTGGGCGTGATGGCATTGAGCCTGGCCGGCGTGGGGCTATACGGAGTGATGACCTACCTGGTGGGCCAGCGGAGGCGTGAGTTCGGCATTCGCGTGGCGTTGGGGGCGAGCAAGCGGATCATCCTGGCGATGGTCTTCCGCCAGGGCTTCCGGATTGTGGCGTTGGGCCTGGGGATCGGGGTGCTTGTCGCGGCGGCGTTGGCGCGGCTGCTGATGGGTTCGTTCTACGGCCTGAGTCCCTACGACCCGCCAGCCTTTCTGTTCGTGATGTGCTTCGTGGGCACGGCGGCATTGGCCTCGATGTACGGGCCGGCGACGCGAGCGGCGGAGGTGGATCCGGCGGCGTACCTGCGCGAGGAGTAG
- a CDS encoding PadR family transcriptional regulator, which produces MIGFLQSLYMTDIPLGTLDVMVLQCLHSMGRLHGYGIARRLEQVSEEALKLKQGTIYPALVRLQERGWITAEWGLSENNRKAKFYSITRTGRKQLAVETAQWNVLAGTMARLLKGSE; this is translated from the coding sequence ATGATAGGCTTCCTGCAGAGCCTCTACATGACGGATATTCCTCTCGGAACACTTGATGTGATGGTGCTGCAGTGCCTGCATTCCATGGGGCGGCTGCATGGATATGGGATCGCGCGCCGGCTGGAACAGGTGAGCGAAGAGGCTCTGAAGCTGAAGCAGGGCACGATCTATCCGGCGCTGGTCCGCCTGCAGGAGAGGGGCTGGATCACGGCGGAGTGGGGGCTTTCCGAAAACAATCGCAAGGCCAAGTTCTACTCGATTACTCGCACGGGACGGAAGCAACTGGCCGTGGAGACCGCGCAGTGGAATGTCCTCGCCGGCACGATGGCGCGCCTGTTGAAGGGGTCGGAATGA